In Diabrotica undecimpunctata isolate CICGRU chromosome 4, icDiaUnde3, whole genome shotgun sequence, a single genomic region encodes these proteins:
- the CycE gene encoding G1/S-specific cyclin-E, with protein sequence MSRSDEKRSLQSTENIKDYDTGKLNAVGHTSEGEYAETSKLSFQDLLRIHHKQTVWGFQFGKEARESTLARDKNKSKESDCDRCEEFQTILDSDTASTSSCKSMTEKDHTTPHSRKRTGVRRTGKRKNSTKANNDFVSPQKTRKAPLPLMDWADSKEVWLYMVYKEEASLNLRNPCLFEDFSNFMPRMRAILLDWVMEVCEVYHLRRVTYYLCVDYFDRFLSIRPDVPKNQLQLVGVTCLFLASKLEEVYPPRLSEFSYVCDGACSPDEILACELLILNSLGWDLNIMTPSDWLNLYMQIHFQVGNVTRQKLHIDVNRAFFFPQYSGYQFTRASQLIDMLSLDPGFLKFSYSTIAAAAMYFMYGKTVALTTSGLSWYQLQPCAEYMAVFYHIIRDSPDPKLQSCKDSPIDDQTSTSLESIRHKVKSLVKDENHSLQTHVVNMEYFEKSAIIRLEQMGLKVEKTYVQKKKDKKSPSPKNSPECSRTQSEEADDPQNYVCMYELQKLSCEADVLSDSEDISISSPEASDAKLIMQQEDKAVLSFDEILDGIVKCNKKNIPVVEIDSSPDLIEINQSD encoded by the exons ATGTCCAGATCCGATGAGAAGCGGTCGTTGCAATCAACAGAAAATATTAAGGACTATGATACAGGAAAGCTAAATGCAGTTGGACACACTTCTGAAGGCGAATATGCAGAAACATCGAAGTTATCCTTCCAAGATTTACTACGAATCCACCACAAGCAAACAGTATGGGGTTTTCAATTCGGTAAAGAAGCTAGGGAAAGCACTCTAGCCagagataaaaataaaagtaaggagTCTGATTGTGACAGATGTGAAGAATTCCAAACAATTTTAGATAGTGACACTGCTAGTACTAGCAGTTGTAAAAGTATGACTGAGAAAGATCACACGACACCACACAGTAGAAAACGCACGGGTGTGAGGAGAACTGGAAAGAGGAAAAATAGCACGAAAGCAAATAACGACTTTGTTTCACCACAGAAAACTAGAAAAGCTCCATTGCCTCTGATGGATTGGGCAGATTCTAAAGAA GTATGGTTATATATGGTATATAAGGAAGAAGCATCCTTAAATCTACGCAATCCTTGCCTGTTTGAAGACTTCTCCAACTTCATGCCTCGCATGCGTGCCATATTGTTAGACTGGGTTATGGAAGTATGCGAAGTCTACCATTTACGTAGAGTTACCTATTATCTTTGTGTAGATTATTTTGATAGATTTTTATCCATAAGGCCAGACGTACCAAAAAATCAATTACAATTAGTGGGTGTAACGTGTCTATTTTTAGCTTCAAAGTTAGAAGAAGTATATCCACCGAGATTATCAGAATTTTCTTATGTTTGTGACGGGGCGTGTAGCCCAGATGAAATTTTAGCCTGTGAATTGTTAATTTTGAATAGTTTAGGTTGGGACTTAAATATTATGACACCGAGCGATTGGTTAAATCTTTATATGCAGATACATTTCCAGGTTGGCAATGTAACGAGACAAAAACTGCACATTGATGTAAACAGAGCTTTCTTTTTTCCTCAATACTCAGGATATCAGTTTACCAGAGCGTCACAATTAATAGATATGTTAAGTTTGGATCCAGGTTTTCTAAAGTTTAGTTACAGTACCATAGCAGCAGCTGCTATGTATTTTATGTATGGCAAAACTGTTGCTTTAACTACATCAGGATTATCTTGGTATCAGTTGCAACCATGCGCCGAATATATGGCTGTATTCTATCACATTATTCGCGATAGTCCAGATCCAAAACTACAAAGCTGCAAGGACTCTCCTATAGACGATCAGACCAGTACATCATTGGAGAGCATAAGACATAAG GTAAAGTCTTTGGTGAAAGATGAAAACCATTCACTTCAAACCCATGTAGTGAATATGGAATATTTCGAAAAGTCAGCAATAATAAGACTGGAACAGATGGGTCTGAAGGTAGAAAAAACATATGTACaaaagaagaaagataaaaaatCACCATCACCTAAAAACAGTCCGGAGTGTAGCCGAACACAAAGTGAGGAAGCGGATGACCCACAAAactatgtatgtatgtatgaatTACAAAAATTGTCCTGCGAAGCTGATGTCTTGAGTGACAGCGAAGACATATCCATCTCTTCACCAGAAGCGTCAGACGCGAAACTGATAATGCAACAAGAAGACAAAGCTGTTTTAAgctttgatgaaattttagatgGTATTGTTaagtgtaataaaaaaaatattcctgTAGTGGAAATAGATAGTAGTCCAGATTTAATAGAGATTAATCAGTCAGACTAG